From the Hemitrygon akajei chromosome 24, sHemAka1.3, whole genome shotgun sequence genome, the window TTCTGGAGAATAGGTTTAATAAACGCAGCTTTCCAGTCCTATTTCTAGTGGAATCCATAAAAAAGTAGAatctggcccatcgtgtctgctccccattcaatcatggctgatcctttttatttTCTCCTCTCAATCCCAGTTCCAGATGAAATACTTTTTCCACGTTACAATCTCGCCTTAGACCGCAGCTTGCCAAGAGAGAACAGTGCATAATCTGATGAAGTTTGTACCCAGAACGAACACGAATATAAACAGTAGAAGCTAAATGCCCGGAAATATTCAGTGAGTGAAGTAGTACTTGTGCTGCTACTGTAAAATAAATTTTGATCGAATTAATGAATCAAACCATATGTTTGTAGGCTACGGATTAATGACTAACTTTTTCGGGCGGCTTCTCAGGTTATCTGGGTAACTGACAGTTACTATCGGCGATTTTCTTACTGCTTGCTGATCTTTAGCAAATAAGGCGACTCTCTGATTCGCTTATTACGCTTGCCGGAAGAAACTGGGAATTCAATCTGCAGACCCTTGGGTGTCAATGATTACTTTCGTATTATGCATTGATTACAACAGTCTCAGATTATGCTGTGTTGCATTAAAATATATATAGCTCTGCTGGCTCCTCAGTTTTGAAACGTCTGGGTGCTATTCATGCCCAGGCTTTACGTCTGTGTTTTGTTGTAAGGTCTTCTGTTTCTGCTCTGCAGGGGGAAGTGGATCAGATGTCATAGTATTTGCGAAGATTGAAGATGGCTGTGAATTATTGACTAGACTTCAGTGGTCGTGGGGATGATCATTCAACTCAGAATGTATTGAAAGACTGGAACATCAAGTTTGCAAGATTTGCTGCTTTGGGTGGGAAGGAAATGATCAGATAAGCTGAGACTATCCAATATGAGCCATTATTACTATCCATTATTGTTCCCTGGCTATTTACTTTACCTGGGGCACATTTGACTCTTCCGGAGAAGCTGTCAGAATTTGCTGGGTGTGTAACTGAAGAGCTGGTGGTTGCACTATCTGTTCTTCATCAATATGACGAAATGGTTCCATTGTTTACAGATGATTCCAAAGGCCCAGCGTCTCATAACACCGGTGCAGCTGTCTCTATGTCCCAGCATTTCAGGTGTCAATAAGAAAAAGGTTACCTAATGAACTCCCAGTCCCAGTTTATACTGTTAAAATGGTGGTAGTCCTCCTTGTATTGCAGTGGATAGAGGATGTATAGCCTAACTGTGTTGTTGTCTGTTCTGATTCCTTCTCTGTATTGCATCGTTTTAAGATGGGTTTATCCAATAGTTGTCCAGATGTTTTGTTGGAAATTGGACAAACATTATTGAGGAATGTAAGTCTGCTTTTCTGGGTCACACCTCAAGTCGGTCTGGATGGAAGTGAAATACTGTAGTCGATAGGTTGACTAAACAACTCATGAAGGACAGTGTTCTTGATAACAATATTCTACTAAGTAAGAGAGAGGCAAAGATTTTAATTAAAGATCATGTTCTCTTCGATCTGACAGAGATTGTGGAACATTCAATTGAACATTTATATGACATTCAGAAAAAATATTACTTCACTTGCGTAGAAAAAAATCAACATTTCAGAAATTATAAAACTCATTTGCTTAAAAAGAAATTCCTCAAAAAACTTTCGCAGTGACAGGGAAACGCAGCCCTCTCCCCGGCACTCAGCGTATTCGCAAAGCAGCCCTTTCACAGACACTGTGAGTGGCTCTGAAAAGAGCCTTTGGGTCACTGGGTCAGATTCTGTCTCTTCACTTGCTGGTTCCGCCGGTTTTCTTGGGCAACAATACGGCCTGGATGTTGGGCAGCACCCCGCCCTGAGCGATGGTCACCCCTCCCAGCAGCTTGTTAAGCTCCTCGTCATTGCGGACAGCCAGCTGCAGATGCCTGGGGATGATGCGGGTCTTTTTGTTATCCCGGGCCGCGTTGCCGGCCAGCTCAAGGATTTCAGCCGTCAGATActcgagcacagcagccagaTAGACCGGGGCTCCGGCACCCACCCGTTCAGCATAGTTACCCTTTCTCAGGAGCCTGTGAACACGGCCCACCGGGAACTGAAGTCCAGCTCGGGACGAGCGAGACTTGGCCTTGGACCGAGCTTTGCCGCCTGTTTTTCCTCGTCCGCTCATTCTCACAATCTCAGCAAAACTTTCACAGAGAATGAGGAAATGCTTCCGGCCTTCGTTCGTCTTGTACCCTCTGAAGGAATATACTGTGACATTTGTGATTGGTACAACAACGGTTACTCTCATTGGATAAAGCAAATAAACCAATCTGACAACAGAATTATTACCAATCAAAATCAAACGCAAAAGCGCGGAAAATAACCGTTCGCTCTCCAAAAAAATGAACTGAATTTTGTAACTGCCCGCCAAATATCCTTTGTTCAAACCTAGTCTAACATCAAGTCATAGCAGATCTGCTTTTCGACTTGTACTCCACATTCACCCATTACTGAAGTTCGCCACTAGTAGCTACATGTAACGACTAGTATTGAGGAAGAGCCTGGGGATTTAATTCAACGATTTCCTGGCTCAAGAACTAAAATCGATTCTTAGCTTCATTTCCCGGTTAGTCCTTGTGTGTGAATTATATCATGTTATGAACGAACTACGACTGCAGTTTCAACAAATTATTGGTGAAAGAACCGGCTGGCATTGAAATGGGATTCAGAAGTTACCAAACTGCGACAGAAATTAATAAAGCAATTAAACGAGAAGGAATAGGAAATATCCACTTCACTTACACAATTTGTGATTACCGAGACGAAGTGACGAGGAGGGGTAGTGTTTCCATGTGTAAAACTAGATGTGACAGGATAATACCGAGCAATGGACAGCATATTCCGATTAACATTGATAGAATATTAATCAGCTCAAGAAGCAGCTCTGTTAATGAAATAGTGagtggctcttaaaagagcctttgGGTTTTCGGTTTGTTTTGGCGGCACTCCTCACTTGGAGCTAGTGTACTTGGTCACGGCCTTTGTCCCTTCCGACACGGCGTGCTTGGCCAGCTCACCGGGCAGCAGCAGGCGCACTGCGGTCTGGATCTCCCGAGAGCTGATAGTCGATCGCTTGTTGTAATGGGCTAGGCGGGAAGCCTCGCCGGCGATGCGCTCGAAAATATCGCTCACGAACGAGTTCATGATGCTCATGGCCTTGGAGGAGATGCCGGTGTCGGGGTGAACCTGCTTCATCACTTTGTAGATGTAGATGGAGTAACTCTCCTTCCTCACCCTCCTGCGCTTCTTGCCAGACTTGCCTGATGGCTTCGGCAGCGCTTTCTTAGCGCCCTTCTTAGGAGCAGGTTTCTGTTCGGGCATTTCTTCTGTTCTCGTTGAGACCGTAGTAGCAAAATAGCCTTCGGAGCGCGGATTAAATAGGCAGAGCCGACCACGATATGGTAATGAGGAATTGGGCATCCGAGCATTTTCATTGGCTGTTTGGAGAGACGAATCTGTTAATTGAATATCAGAAGGAATAAATCGCAATGGCTTGTTCCACCAATCAGAAGCCGCTCCCATTTGGTTCAGGTATTAGTGCGAACTGGGAATTTTGCCAACCAGAGAGAGTATTAGGGCAGAATTGTGTaattctgcctttagaatacgTCCTCCTCTTCAGGAATTTTATACCATGCGCCTTTCAGGTTTCTCCTAGAATTTCCAACTATTGCTGCTCAAGCTGttttccctgccagtgttcttttcctatCAATTTTGCCGTTCCTCTtttatgcctctgtaatccccttcaCTCCACTGGAATACTAATATatatgacttcagcttctcctcaaatttcagggtgaattccatcatatcatgatcactaaCGCCACCTTAAATTCTCTAATCACTTCAAGTTCATTGCACTATGTGCAAATCCAGCAATGTtcatcccttagtgggctcaaccatgagcttcgCTAAAAAAAAACCTCGTAGGTATTTTAGAAATTCCCTTACTTCGGATctagcactaacctgattttcccaatctacctgcatattcaaCTCACCCATGACTATTGTATCATGGCCCTTTTTACATGTACTTTCTATCTTTCATTGTGATTTACAGACTTTATTTGTTTGGAGTTGTATCCTTATACTTCGTAAACTCTACCCTCAATGTTTCAAAACTTTCTAGCCCAATGCCACCTCTGCGTAATGATATGATTACATTTTTTTActgacagagccacaccactccctctacctacctgcctccCCTTTCAATGAAATATGTATCCTTAGACATTAAGCTACTAGCTATAATCGACTTTTTGCCGTGATTCACTGATGCCAACAACATCATATATGCCAATGTGTaaatgtgctacaagttcatttaccttattccatatactgcatgcattcaaatataacaccttcagtcctgtaatcACACATTCCAATTTTGTCCACATTGCAACTTATCgtattgactgcaattttaccctcTCATCAGCccctccttgctagcagtctctcTACACACAGCCCCTAATTGTAAACccactacctcatcctcagcacgatgactccagttcccatccccctgagaaattagtttaaacccttctcaccagctctagtaaacctgttGGCAGGGATAATTGTCACCCTTGGGATCCCTTTTGTAAAGATCGTACCTTCTCCTGGAGAGATTCCAATGATTGATAAATGTAAACCcccgcaccagttcctcagccatgtattCACCTACTAAATCATCATATTATCCTTGACTCTGTAACAGAAACTCTCAGAAGCAATATACTCAATGTTAACAGGCACTGTGTGTGTCAGCCATCAGTCAGCTTAGTTCtcttttctctgtcaatcagctccCAGATATTGCTATTCTGTCATCCGTTGTCACATACCTCGCTCATCATCATTACCCCCACCACTGTCTGGAGCCCCAAGCTCTACACCTGTGCTGAGACAGCTCTGGTTTCTGGCCCTGTTCCACTGAACATACAACTACCGGTCCCCCATTCTGTTTTCAGACTCCAGTGGATCGTGGTGAATTCTATCAATCCAGCTGTGTGAGACTCGGTACTTTAGAGGCAGTGAAACTGACCCATAACATTGAAAAGAGTTGGGAAGGAGGAGGTTAGCTACCAATATCAGTCTTACTCAGCCAAAACATTTGAGGGATGAAGAAcaagtgggagaaaactggagtcaGCTCATTATCTCTTTCAGTCTGCAGAAAGTCAAGTAAGAAATACAAGGGAAACCTCTGTTAGGAACCCATCACCACAAGGAGAGTGGGGGGTGGGTGTGGTGAACAGTAGGAGTGGATTAACAAACACTATTggggaacagaaacactgccagGAAAAACTCCATTCTGTACACTGTGGGTGTTGTAGATTCACTACGTTTATGATACAGTTTAAAATAGAACAGATTTATTGGTTAGAGattcagaatattaaactccagtcccattaaacacTGACAGAAGAAATTCTTCCCATGCCCAGTGACTACGTGTAGAACAGAGtacagcaataattgcagaattCAACACCAAAAGTCACTTTTGAACTTACTAAATTTCAAAAGTTCTCTGGATTAAACTACAGTAATGGTTAAATACTAGCATGCAGCCGATTTAAACATTTTCCTCAGTCTGAACTTGATACTGTGTCAGTGTGTCACAAAGAAGGATgagtaagtgaatcccttcccacattcagagcagttAAATGGTTTCTCCTcagtgtaaacttgctgatgtagcttcagttcaaatgactgagtgaatcccttctcacaatctgaagtgaatggtttctccctaAGGTGAACTCACTGGTATCTCTGTTGGTCagatgaacaagtgaatcccttcccataaAGCGCACTgtggatgctgtggtcaaatcaagatgtacaaaaaagctggatgaactcagcaggtcgggcagcacccattgaaaggagcagtcaatgtttcgggtcgaaacacttcatcaggactaaaggagcgggcaagggccctataaagaaggtgggggtatGGTGGAAAAcgaatcagaggaaagatcaaggggtgggggaggggaagcagggaggggataggcaggagaggtgaagaaggaatctaaggggaaagcactacgggtagtagaagaaggcagagtcatgagaggtgatagggagctagaagaggagacagagtgaaggtgggatgggggaagggatagggagggaattaccggaaattggagaattcgatgttcataccaaggggctgaagactacccagacagtagatgagatgttgttcctccaaccgaagtttggccacatcatggcagtagaggtggccatgtatggacatatctgaatgggaatgtgaaggagagttgaagtgactggcaaccgggagatcctctctgttgtggtggacagagcgtagatgctcgcctgtctgttgtggtggatggagcaacaggaccccaccactaaggacatcttttcTTGTCTATTCCTCTCTGTTTTTCGCGgggatcattccctccacgactgcctggtccacagaTCTCCCAACTGGCACTtttccctgcaagcgtaagtgctacacctgtccctacacctcatctcttaccaccattcagggtcccaaacagtccttccaggtgaggcaacacttcacttgtgagtctgttgggtttatctattgcatccggtgctcccggtgcggcctcctctacatcggcgagacccgaagCAGATTGAGGGACAGATTCGTTGAGCACCAAtgttccgtccgccacaacagacaggatctcccggttgccactcacttcaattctccttcacattcccattcagatatgtccatacatggcctcctctactgccatgatgaggccaaacttcggttggaggaacaacatctcatctaccgtctgggtagtctccagccccttggtatgaacatcgaattctccaacttccggtaattccctccctatcccttcccccatcccaccttcactctgtctcctcttctagctccctatcacctctcatgactctgccttcttctactacccgtagtgctttccccttagattccttcttcacctctcctgcctatcccctccctgcttcccctcccccaccccttgacctttcctctgattcgttttccaccctccccccaccttctttatagggcccttaCCCactcctttagtcctgacgaagggtctcgacccgaaacgttgactgcttctttcaacggatgctgcctgatctgctgagttcatccagattTTTTGTAtgtcccttcccacagtctgatgatgtgaatggcctctccccattgtgaactgactggtgtgtatGTAATTCCCTTAGAGCAATGAGACTAGGTGAACGgtatctccccagtgtgaagtgaCTGGTGTGTCAGTCattgagatgactgagtaaatcctttTCCTCAGAGAGccactctccagtgtgaactgactggttcACAGATCTTCTCCTAGggctgaggtctttggagcttctgtagtttttttttttttttttacagaatcgGGTTACTAGCCCCATATCCAACCCTCCTGCTTTTGCAACTGGGCTGGGGACTGTCCATGGCAGAATTGTGGAACACTGAATATGCTGGAGTACTGAGTTCTCAGTCCTGGGCAGCCTGCCACCATGTCCCTGCAATAGCTGTAAGATCAAACACATTTGTCACAACACAATTCAATGCCTGCACTCACtacccctatctatacccctcataatgttgtgtATTCTGTCAAATGTCCTCTCATTCTGCcacactccaggaaataaagtcctcaCCTGTTTAACCTtgccttataactcaggttctcaaggtGATTAGAAttgcaaatttggcctcaccgttgccttatacaacttcaatatagcaTTCCAACTCCTGTCCTAAACaccttgatttataaaggtcaatctGCCAAAGCTGTTTTTATGACCCTCCTTATTTATGACACaacttccaaggaattatggatctatattcctagattcctttgttccaccacactcaTCAACGCCACACcgttcagcccatgatattgtgtaAACCTTGAAGCCAATTTAAACTGCATCTCCTCTGTCTGtttatcatccatatccctccagtcCCTTCATATTCACACATGCATGTAAAAACCTCTCCACCAAACTGTCTACTTCTAACCTTAAAAGCCAGTCCTCTGGTGTTTGTCAGTTCTACCAGGGGGAAATGTTTCTGACTATCTATCCTGTGtatgcctcataattttaaaaacctctatTGGATCACATCTGCCTCTTATATTCTATGAAAAATCCTAGTCTCTCTCCAACATTTTCTTCATTCTCTATTAGTTGGTGGTGAATACAGCCATTGTGCAGTTGCTGATCGGTGATAAAATCCAGATATTAATCTATTAGATTAACACTCGATGATAACCACATGAAAATCTTGATTGTGTTGTTCCTTGCTCTTGTGTGCAAGAGCTTTGACTCTGATACAGTGAGTCTTGGTTTGTAGCTTTTTACTGGTGCCAACTTTAGATTCAAGTTGTTCAGTCTGTGCATTTTGTTAACAAAAGCTGTCAACTGTTGTTTGAGACGGAGTTACATTAAAATGGTAATGGTTTTGTAATGGTTTGTTTCGCTATGTTCATGGATTGTGGTTACTGTTGAGGCACAAATGTGAGTTAGTCAATTCAGCTGTGCATGAAATCTGCTGTAGACACTTTATTTTAAgatatccttcttgtaattaagtgactgctttaatttcaattgaaaatctCCATTGAAACCTTGGGCAACATTATGCACTTGTTATTAAAATGTAAAGTTTATTGTTTAATTGAACATTCTCTCCTGATTTCAATATAAAAATCACAGTTTCATACTTTAACAGTTGAGGCatttcttttatttcttcattAAATTTGATGTTTGTGGCTAAACTCCACATTCCTATTTCATAAGGTTGCCCTTATTCTTGACAAATCCCTCATTGCTCATCCAACGTCAAAAGAGCGAATGAGTTGTCATAAACATTTTGCAAATGTTCACTTTCAAGTTGTCACCAAAAACAATTGATTTGGAGTGTGAAAGTGAGTTTGTGGAGCTCAAATTTCCAAGGAAATAGTAGAATGGAAGAGTGGTTGGTTGTTCTTTTGATGTTCATTTACAGGGTTGCTGACAAACTACAGTTGTCAAAAGAATAACGGtaaagtcaattttattatcaaagtacacatatgtcaccatttgCAAACCTCAGATccattttcctgtgggtatacTCAGGAAAGattaactagagtgcagaagacaacaaactgtacagatgcaaatataagtaaatagtaataaataacaagGACATGAAATAGAGTCCTTAATGGGGTAATTGATTGTGCAAACAtttcattgatggggcaagtgattgTAGGTAACCTTTTttattcaagagcttgatggtcgagtagtagaaactgttcttgaacctggtggtgtgagtcctgaggctcttgtatcttctacttgatggcagctgggagaagagagcatggtctgggtgattaggatctctgatgatggatgctgcctttctttcatgtagatgtgctcagtggttgaaaGGGCTTTAAGCGTAATGtattgggccaaatccactacctttttgtGGGGTTTTCCATTCATAAAAATGTtctactttgttttatttttcctcATGGCAAGCACCATTAAATGTTGCCAaatatctgaatcaggtttaatatcacctgtctatgtcatgaaatttgttagggCTTTCCTATCAGTTCTATTTTTCAGTTACCCTTTCTCTCTCACTGGCTTGTCTATGCTTTCTCCTCATACCCTTGCCACCCACTTACATTAAGGAATCATCTCAAACTGGGATTGTGGAAGGAAACGGAAGCACATGGGGGAGAGGGGACAACCCATGTGATCATGAGGTACCTGCAAACTCCACATCGAAAGTGCCAGATATCTGGACTGAATCTGGTAGGACCTGCTGTACTTGATGTGCCATTCTGCTGCCCAAATAATAAACTGCTTAATCACATTTACAGCCACTGGTAGTACGTTTTGTGCTGCATTTACTAATAATGCATAAAATCTTTTGTGTGTATTTGAAAGAATGTTGATATCAAGTTATTTATTAATCCCAATGTTTATCTTCTTACTAAATTTaagaaaatatttattttaatgtaGGCAGTTTGGAATAGTGTAACATTTCATGTGATTTTGGAAATGTTTCATTTTGCATGTTCTTAAATGAATATTATTGCCTCAATAGGGGTATGTCATGAGTAAGAATGTTTACAT encodes:
- the LOC140715805 gene encoding histone H2AX-like: MSGRGKTGGKARSKAKSRSSRAGLQFPVGRVHRLLRKGNYAERVGAGAPVYLAAVLEYLTAEILELAGNAARDNKKTRIIPRHLQLAVRNDEELNKLLGGVTIAQGGVLPNIQAVLLPKKTGGTSK
- the LOC140715568 gene encoding histone H2B 1/2-like, whose amino-acid sequence is MGAASDWWNKPLRFIPSDIQLTDSSLQTANENARMPNSSLPYRGRLCLFNPRSEGYFATTVSTRTEEMPEQKPAPKKGAKKALPKPSGKSGKKRRRVRKESYSIYIYKVMKQVHPDTGISSKAMSIMNSFVSDIFERIAGEASRLAHYNKRSTISSREIQTAVRLLLPGELAKHAVSEGTKAVTKYTSSK